The Clostridium sp. DL-VIII DNA window ATAGTTTTTCTCGATTGGCTATACGCAAAAACGAAGAATTATCTATGTTAATTATAGATATTGATTTTTTTAAGAGAATAAATGATACTTATGGTCATGGTGCAGGAAATATTATTTTAAAGGATTTAGCAAAGATTTTTCTTGATACATGTAGAACCTATGATGTAGTATCTAGAATGGGTGGAGAAGAGTTTTCTATAATGTTATTAGATTGCTCGAAATCTAAAGCTTTTAAAATCGCAGAAAGATTAAGGCAGAATGTTGAAAATAATAATTTTTATATTTCAGATAGCGAGGTTATAAAAGTTACAATTTCAATTGGAATATCGTCATATCCTGAACTGACAAATCAAATTGAGAATTTACCTAAAAATGCTGACAGCGCATTATATAAAGCAAAAAACAGTGGGAGAAATAAAGTAGTGTTATTTAATGATTCTAAAACTTAATAAGAAATTCATTATGATGAGTCAAATAAATTTGAAATATGATTATAAATAATAATTAGATGTTTTCTTATAATATTAAAAAATATAGAAGATCACAATATGGCAGTTATATCCATAATGTGATCTATTTTTATGAAAAAAATTATAAAGGAAGTGATTCAAATACAGAGAAAAAATAAGGAGCGTTCACCTCCATCAAAGACTAATAAAATTTTTCTTATTTTGATTAATTGATATTTACTTAAATAAACAGGAAATTAGGTGTTTTTTTAAGCAGAATAGAAGCATTAGAAGTAAATTATCTAAATTTAAATAAAAAGGGAAAGAGGTAAAAAAATATGGAACTAAAATATGTGATCCCAAACATGGAAAAGACATTCGGAAATTTAGAATATGCTGGTGAAGGTAATATTGAACAAAGAAGAGTAAATGGGCATAATACAATTTTGTCACGTAGCTACAATTTATATTCAGATATTCAGAGGGCAGATGATATTGTTGTTATTCTTCCAGTTGAAGCAGGAGAGAAACATTTTGAAGTTGAAAAAAAGGTAAAGCTTATTAATCCACGAATTACCGCAGAAGGTTATAGAATTGGAGAGCGTGGATTTACAAATTATATTCTTCATGCAGATGACATGATATAAGCATAAGGAAAGAAGGAGAAATTAATATGAGATTAGCAAATGGAATTGTTATTGATAAAGAAGCTACATTTGGAAATTTAAAATTTTCTGCTTTAAGACGTGAGGTATACGTACAGAATGAAGATGGTACGCCATCAAGTGAAATCAAGGAACGTACCTATGATTTAAAGTCAGGAGGGCAAGGAAGAATGATTCAAGTTAGTATTCCGGCCACTGTGTCTTTAAAGGAATTTGATTACAACGCAGAAGTTGAGATTATAGATCCTTTAGCAGATACTGTTGCAAATGCTACTTTTCAGGGAGCGAACGTGGACTGGTATCTTAAAGCGCAAGATATTGTTTTAAAGAAGCAGTCTTCTTTTACTAATCAAAGTCAGAAGTCACAGGAAAAACAAAAATCACAGGAATAAAATCAGAAATATAGTGTAGACAATTAAATAATTAATAAACTAATGCAAAATCAGCATTAGTTTATTTTTTTACATCAAAAATAAGATATTTCATCAATGGAAAGGGTAAATAAAATGAGAAAAATTAGAATTATATCAAAATTTACCGCTTCATTGATTGTAGCAACTATTGGATTATCTCAAGGTCTTGTTGCTTTGACAGATACTGAAAGTCAAGATATAAATTTAGAAAAAAGAGTACAAATTGAAAATAAGGAGAGTTTAGTAGCAAATGATGTAACTACCATTTATAGAGTTAATGTAATATAATTTAAAGATTCAGTTCTGTTGTAGAATGTGTATTGCGGGAGCTTTTTAAACGACTTCCATTAATATATAGTATATTATCAATTCTATTTTTAACGTAGCCAAACTTTAAAATAAAAAACAAGGCGTATTATAAAAAAACAAATACCTAATAATAAACATGTGTTACTAAATAAGCTAAAGAAAACAAATGTAGAATTAATTATGGTATAGTAATGGAAAAGAATGAAAATCACTTTACTAAATTTTATATTTGATTTGTTTAATTGAATAAATATAACATGCGATGGAGGTTATTATATGTTTCATAAGAATTTAAAAGGTTTTCCAAAGGATTTTTTATGGGGAGCTTCAACATCTGCCTATCAAGTTGAAGGGGCTAACTTAATTGATGGTAAAGGACCATCTTGTCAGGATGTAAAAAAAGTACCAGAAGGAACTTCAGAATTAGATGTTTGTGCAGATCAATACCATCGTTATAAAGAGGACGTTGCTTTAATGGCTGAAATGGGCTTTAAGGTTTATCGTTTTTCTATTTCATGGTCTAGATTAATTCCAGAAGGAACTGGTGCAGTAAATCAAAAAGGAATAGAATATTATAATAATTTAATAGATGGATGTTTAAAATACAATATTATCCCTTTAGTTACAATGTTCCATTTTGATATGCCTGCAGCGCTAGATAAACGTGGCGGCTGGTCTAAAAGAGAATCAATTGATTGGTTTGTAGGCTTTGTAAAAGTTATGTATGAAAATTTTGGTGATAGAGTTAAGTACTGGTTAACTATTAATGAGCAAAATGTATTAACATTAATGGGTGATGTTATTGGTACTACAATGATACCTGAAGGATGTAATAACATAAGAAGAGAACTTTATCAACAAAACCATCACATGTTAGTTGCCCAGGCAAAAGCTATGGCCTTATGTCATGAAATGATTCCAAATGCTAAAATTGGACCAGCACCTAATATATCAGTGGTTTATCCTGCAAGTTGTAAACCAGAGGATAATTTAGCTGCTCAAAATTTAAATGCAATTCGTAACTGGCTATATTTAGATATGGCTGTGTATGGAAAATATAACAATTTAGTTTGGTCATTTTTAGAAGAAAATGATGCAGTTCCAGAAATTCTAGAAGGAGATATGGAAATTTTAGCTTCTGGAAAGCCAGATTTTATTGGATTCAATTATTACAGTACAGCTACAGTAGAAGCGTTTAATATTGAAGGTGGCGTAGGTAGTACAAAGGATCAGCAAAGAGCTATGGATGAACCTGGCGTATGTAAGGGCTTTAAAAATCCTAACTTACAAACAACACAATTTGGATGGGAAATCGATCCGGAAGGTTTTAGAGCTACAGCTAGAGAAATTTATTCAAGATACAGATTACCATTAATAGTAACTGAAAATGGTTTAGGAGCTTATGATAAATTAGAAGAAGATGGTTCAATTCATGATCCATATCGTATTGAATATTTAAGAAAACATATAGAACAGCTTCGTTTAGTTATTACAGATGGAGTTGAGATGATGGGGTATTGCCCATGGTCTGCTATCGATTTAATTTCTACCCATGAAGGTATGGTTAAACGTTATGGATTTATCTATGTAGATAGAGATGAATTTGATTTAAAGACCTTAGATCGTTATCGCAAAGACTCTTTCTATTGGTATAAAAAAGTTATTTCTACTAACGGTAAAGATTTAAGCAATTAACATATAACTTATATGATAAAGTTGTACCCAACAGAAAAACTTATAATTCTCTGTTGGGTATAATTTCTTGTTAAAATAATTATTTGATAATTTTAAGGCATAGATTATCTGAAATGCTTTTAGACCATAGCATAAATTTTCCCGGTATTTTACTTTCTGTATCAGACAAATAAACAAAATACTTCACTTGTATGCAAAAAAAATTAGGAATTGGAGATTATTTAATCTTATAAGCTAAGTTTTCATCATTAAAAACATATGCCATAATTAACTCCACCATTTATTAAAATATCTCTTATATTAATTTAAAAGCAAAATAACACATATTAAGTATTAAAAAGAGATAAAATGGAAGGAAGTGAGATTTAGTGAGAAATTCGGTAATATACACTTTCTCGCTAAAGATAAATAATGAAATTCTATAAAAATAGGGGAAAGAGAATCAAAACCAGCGATAAATCGCTGGTTTTTAATTTTGCAGCTGCTTCATTAACAGTAATTTTTAGTATAGCGTTTTTATTAATTAATGCAAAACAAATATTGCATATAAACTGGAGAAGTGTAAGTGTTTTAAAAAATGGTACTTTTCAGTTCCAGATTACTGCTTATTTTGTGTTTAGTGTGATTTTTGCAACAGGAGTAAGTTCATTTTCGGCATGGTTATATTACCGTTTTCAATATGACAGAATTAAGCAGCTAATGCATCGACAAAAATTAGCAAGAATGATACTAGAAAATAAATGGTATGAAGCAGAACAGGTACAATCAAACAGTTTTTTTAAAGATCTACATTCTGGCAAAACAAAAGAAAAAATCACTCATTTTCCAAAGATGTACTATAAGCTAAAAAATGGTTTGATTCATATTCAAGTAGAAATTACTATGGGTAAATATCAAGATCAGCTATTACATCTTGAAAAGAAGCTTGAAAGTGGTCTATATTGTGAAATTACTGACAAGGAATTGAAAGATTCTTATGTAGAATATACGCTGCTTTATGATACAATAGCAAATCGTATTTCTATTGAAGATGTACAGGCGGAATATGGAAAGTTAAGACTAATGAAAAATATTTGGTGGGAATATGATAAATTGCCTCATATGCTTATTGCAGGCGGTACAGGTGGAGGAAAAAGTTATTTCATTTTAACTTTAATTGAAGCTTTGCTGCGTACTAATTCTATACTTTATGTTCTTGATCCAAAGAATTCGGACCTTGCAGATTTGGAAGTTGTTATGCCTAATGTCTATTATAAAAGGGATGATATGATTGTCTGTATTGATAACTTTTATGATGAAATGATGAAGCGTAATGAGGACATGAAACAGATGAAGGGATATAAAACAGGAGAAAATTATGCTTATTTGGGATTAGCTGCGAATTTTTTGGTTTTTGATGAATATGTTGCTTTTATGGAAATGCTGGGAAGTAAGGAAAGTGCGGTTGTTCTTAATAAATTAAAACAAATTGTTATGCTTGGAAGACAGTCCGGATATTTTTTGATTCTTGCTTGTCAAAGACCAGATGCTAAATATCTTGGGGATGGAATGAGGGATCAGTTTAATTTTCGTGTAGCTTTAGGGCGTATGTCTGAAATGGGATATAATATGATGTTTGGCGAGGTTGAAAAAAATTTTTTCTTAAAGCAAATTAAGGGAAGGGGGTATGTAGATACTGGTACTAGTGTAATATCTGAATTTTATACTCCACTTGTACCCAAAGGTCATGATTTCTTAGATGAAATAAGTAAATTGATTGTAAAAACGGAGAAAGAAAGCTGATTAAAATTTGGAGGTGTTTAATTTAATGCAAGAAGTATATTCTATTGAAAATGTTGAGGAAATTATAGGCTATGATGAGTACATTAAGGATTTTGAAGAGCAGGCATCAGAGTATTGTAAAGCATCTGGTGCTAGAATATTACAAAGTGTTTTTTCTGAATTTACTGCTGACACGATTTGCAGTGTTTATTTAGATTATGGGCAAACAAAGGCAGAATATCCTATAAGGTTTGAGTTTAATATTAACGTAGAAGATGGGCAAGTGAGAGTGTCTTATATTGGTTTTAGTTAAAAAAGTTTAAAACAACAAGAAGCAGGCAGGAAGAGCAGGCGGCGTGCGAAGCGAAAGCCGCAGGTGATTCCTGACCTGCTTGCAGGTGTGGCGAAGCCACGCCTGCATATTATTAGCCCCCCGTATCTAACAGGGGGGCACAAATAAACTGAAAACAGGAGGTAAAAAGCTGAAGATCTTTTATTTACAATGGATTCAGGAAAATAAGGCGTATGTCAACTAAGGCTTAAAAGTTGACATTAGAAAGGAGAAAAACAACTTATATGAAATACATTTTTTTATAAAAGCAGAATTTGTAATGATTCCAGCAATAAAGTACTTGTTAAATTCAAAATTGTGTAAACCTAGGCCAGAATAAAACGGGCCTATTTTTTTGCACAATTTTTTGAAGAATAAAAATTTATACTAAAAAACTTTGACTACAGGTTAGGAGGAGAGTTAATGAAGAAAAAAATTATATCAGGATTAATAGCAATGTTGATGGCAATAGGAGGTGTACCAAATATATCTGCTTTTGCAGATACAACATCAAATCAAAGCAATATGGAGGGTAGTGCTACTACGGGAGTAGCAGCGACAATAAATGGTGATTCAGATTTAATAAAGAAAACAGATGATTTTCTTGTTTTAACGAATACAGAAATAACAACTGATGCAGCTGTAATACCAGGAGCTACTACAGAGGCAGCAGTTACGGTTAATAAAGTTGTTAATTTGACTTCAGGAATGCAAGGTGATCTTTGCGTTGGTGGAACTATTTCTATAATAGAAGTTCAAGGTTTTGATGCAAACGGTAATGAGGTTGATTTAGATGAAGGCAAAATAAAATATGAATGGATAGCTAATGATGAAGTAGTAGGAACAGATAAAAGTTTAGAAATTACAGAAGCTCTTAGAGGTAAAAAGATTGAATATAGTGTGTCTTATGATGATTAATATGGGAGGGATGAAATGATAATGAAAAGAAAATTTATATCTGGATTGTTAGTATTAAGTATTATATTTAGGGTTATACCTAATACTGCTATTACAGCCTTAGCAGCTACAAGCAGTGGAAGTGTTACAACCGCAGGTTATCTTGGAATACAAGGTTCATATAATCCAGGAGATACTTTTGAAGTTAAAGAGACCTATAATGGTCATAGTGATAGTCATCATACTAGCATTGTAATTACAATTAATGGGGCAGTAGTATTTGATCGAGGTGATAGTGGATCAGCAGAAAATGTTGATGCTATTTATACAGTGCCAAGAATAACTGGTTCAGGTTGCATTTACACATTTAACTATGATGATTATCCAGACTCATACCTAACAGATAGTAGATGGCAGGTACATCCATTCACTATTAATTATGCATCAGCTTATTTAAATATGAGTAGTGCAACTAATAGTACAAGTCAGCAAGATGTATTAAACAATATAATAATCCAAGGAGGATTAGGTGGAAGTGCTAGAATTACAGCATGGAATCCAAGTTTGGCTACAGAAATCAGTTCAGGCTCAATTAGTGGAACAGCAGTTATATCATATTCAGATGGCGGAACTGAAACTGTAAACTTTAATTTACCAATAGCTAAATTGGTTCAGAGTGTAAATAGTGCTGCAACTAAAATTCAAGCTTCATTAGGAAATTTTGTAGCTAATAATAATACAACAGCAGAGGATATTATAAATGCCGTAAAAACTAATATTACCAATAGTAGTATTACTATTGGTTTTGGAAGTAACTCAGATGCTTTTCAAATACAAAAAGCAACTTATGATATAGCAGGTTTAATAACAGGAAAGATTTATGTTAGTGACGGATCTTCAAGCACTAATGTTCCAGTAAATATTACAATTGCAAAATTACAACTTAATAGCGCTGATTTAACAGATGCTCAAAATGCAGTTGCCAAAGCTGAATCAAGTAAATTGCAAGCTGACGTAGATAGTGCGCAAATAGCAATTAATAAATTGCCTTTATGCAATACTAAAACTAGCTTACAAACTCGACTTGATGTAATTCAAGAATATATAGATCAGGTCTCAGAAGCAACCAAGGCTGTTGAAAAGGCAGAAGATTCAAAAGCACAATTGGATGTAGATGCGGCTAATGAACTTGTAAGCACATTACCAGATAGTCAAGATAAGACAAACTTAAAGGAAAGATTAGATGTGGTGCAAGCGATAATCAGTGCTAGAACAGCGGTTGAAAAAGCGGAAGCATCAAAAGTTCAATCTGATGTGGATATAGCTAAAACACTTGTAGATGCATTATCAGATAGTCAAAATAGGACAGATTTAGAAAGTAGATTAGATGTAATAAAAGCGATAATTAATGCTGTAACAGCGGTTGAAGAAGCAGAAGGATCAAAAGCTCAATCAGATGTGGACGCAGCTAAGAAACTTGTATATGCATTACCAGATGGTGAAGATAAGGCAGGATTAGAAGGTAGATTAGATGTAGTGCAAGAAATAATTAATGCTTTAACAGCAGTTGAAAAGGCAGAAAGCTCAAAGACTCAATCGGATGTAGATGTAGCTAAAGCACTTGTAGATCTATTGACGGATAGTCAAGAGAAGACAGATTTAAAAGATAGATTAGATTCAGTACAAGCAATAATCGATGCAGCGCAGGCAGTTGATAAAGCAGGGCAAACTAAAAGTCAAGATGATGCTGATAGTGCACAACAAGATATTAATAAATTGCCTGATGGTCAAGATAAAAGTAACTTACAAGATGAGCTAAATAAAATTGAAAATGAAATAAATCAAGAATTACAGGATACTCAAGCTAGTATAGAAGCTGCATTAGGAAACATTAAAGCAACTAATAATACTACAGAACAAAATATTATAGATGCAGTTAAAACTAATATTACTAATAGCAATATTTCAATGGCATTTGGAACAGGTGAAGGGCAAGCGTTTACTAAAAAGGATGCAGATTATTCTAATACTGGAGCAATAACAGGAACAATTATAGTTAGCAATGGAGCTAAGAGTGTAAATGTTGAAGTTAACTTAGTAATTGATAAGCTTGTTAAGCAATCTACTGGTGGCAGTAGTAGTGGGGGAACATCATCACATAGCTCAACAGATGATGAAGTTAATACACAGAATCAATCAAATACAACAACATCAGATACGAAAAATGAATCCAATGGTTTGAGAAATATAAATGGTATTTGGCATTACTATGATGCTAACGGAAAAATGATTACAGGTTGGATAGAAATTAATGCATTATGGTACTACTTTAAGAGTGATGGAAGTTTAGCAACTGGTTGGTTACTCTGGAACAACAATTGGTATTACTTGAATGAAAGCGGTGGCAAAACTTTAGGAGCAATGCAGACCGGTTGGATACAATGGAATGGAAAATATTATTATCTAAATCCAAATGAGAATGGATCACAAGGAGCTATGGAAATAGGATGGCTTAAATGGAATAACAATTGGTACTATTTAAACTCAGATGGATCAATGAAAATAGGTTGGTTAAATTATAATGGAGTCTGGTACTACTTAGGATCAAATGGAGTTATGGCTATTGGATGGTTTGAAGATGCAGATGGAACATGGTATTACTTACAGATATCAGGAGTTATGGCCCATGATATAACAATAGATGGTTACTATTTAGATTCAACAGGCGCATGGGTTCAATAAAATATCTCATTCTTGCAAAGAATGTTACAAAACAAGGCGTATGTCAACGAATTATTTAAAGTTGATATGCGCTTTTTCAATTGGAGGGATTTTGATTGGAGGAAAGCACGTGGATAAAAGAATTAAAAGAGAAAAGAGCTGATTATGGTATTTCACAAAACAAGCTTGCGATAGCTGTTGGTATTACAAGACAATATTTAAGTGATATTGAAACAGGTAAGGCTTTTCCATCCGTAGAAATTCAAACATCTATTATGGAAGCGCTCGAACGTTTTAATCCAGATGCACCACTAGAAATGCTATTTGACTATGTGAGGATTCGCTTTCCGACGCTTGATGTTAAGCATGTCGTAGAAGATATTTTGAGACTTAAACTATCCTATATGCTTCATGAGGATTACGGTTTTTACTCTTATTCAGAGCATTACTGTATAGGTGATATTTTTGTACTGGTATCTGGCGAAGAAGAAAAGGGAGTACTACTAGAACTAAAAGGGCGTGGCTGCCGTCAGTTTGAAAATTATCTGCTGGCACAAAAGCGGAGCTGGTATGAATTTTTTATGGATGCACTGGCAGAAGGAGGCGTAATGAAGCGGCTTGACCTCGCCATAAATGACAGGACGGGAATTTTAAATATTCCCAGTCTTACAGAAAAGTGTAGGAAGGAAGAATGTATTTCCGTGTTTCGCAGCTTTAAGAATTACCGCAGCGGTGAATTGGTTCGTAAGGATGAAAAAGAGTGTATGGGAAATACACTGTATATTGGTTCTTTGAAGAGCGAAGTTTATTTGTGCATTTATGAAAAGGATTATGAACAGTACAAGAAAAATGATATTCCAATAGAAGATGCAGAAGTAAAAAATCGTTTTGAAATACGACTTAAGAATGAAAGAGCTTATTATGCTATTCGTGATTTGATGTTTTATGATAATCCAGAACGTACTGCTTTTAAAATTATCAATCGCTATATTCGTTTTGTGGATAAAGAGGATGGAAAGTCTCGCAGTGAGTGGAAATTAAATGATGAATGGGCGTGGTTCATTGGAGAAAATAGAGAATCTATGAAGCTTACTACAAAGCCAGAGCCGTACTCATTTAGACGAACTTTGAATTGGATTTCTCGTCAAGTTGCTCCAACCTTAAAGATGGCTATGAAGCTTGATGAAATTAATGATACGCAGATTATAAATGAGATTATCACTAATGCAAAGCTTACAGAAAGACATGAGAAAATATTAAAACAGCAGGCAGCTGCGGTTGGGGAGATGATAACTGACCCTATATAAGCAGATTTATATAAAAGAATTTAAATAAGGGAAGGAGAAGTTTTATGAATTTCGGACAGAATCTATATAATTGGTTTTTATCAAACGCGCAATCTTTGGTACTTATGGCGATTGTGGTTATTGGAGTTTACTTAGGCTTTAAGCGAGAATTCTCAAAGCTTATAGGGTTCTTAGTTATTGCTTTAATTGCTGTTGGACTTGTATTTAATGCTTCAGGTGTTAAGGATATCTTATTAGAACTATTCAATAAAATTATAGGTGCTTAGGAGGTATCAGAATGGAGATGCGGGTTTACATTGCTAATTTAGGTAAATACAATGAAGGAGAACTTGTTGGAGAATGGTTTACTCCACCTATTGACATAGAAGATATGAAAGAAAAAATAGGTTTAAATGGTGAATATGAAGAATATGCTATACATGATTTTGAACTTCCTTTTGACATTGATGAATATACTCCAATTGAAGAAGTTAACCGTTTATGTGCTTTAGCTGAAGAATTAGAAGGAACGCCTATTGAACTTGAAATGAGAGAGATTCAAAATAACTTCTTTAGCAGCTTTGAAGAAATGGCAGAGCATGTTGATGACATTATCTATTACCCAGACTGTGATGATATGGAAGATGTAGCGCGTTATCTTATTGAGGAAACAGGAACTTTAGGAGAAATTCCAGCCAGTTTGCAAAACTATATCGACTACGAAGCCTACGGAAGAGATCTAGAGATAGAAGGAAATTTTCTTGTTACAGCTCATGGCATTTTTGAATATATAGGATAACAATTAAATAGTGGGTGATTAATAATAGATTTTACAGGGCAGCTCTTATTTATGGAGCTGCCTTTTTTATGCAAAAAAGAAAGGAGTATTATATGAAAAAAATACGAAGCTATACAAGTATATGGTCAGTAGAAAAAGTACTGTATTCCATAAATGATTTTAAGCTACCGTTTCCAATTACTTTTACTCAAATGACATGGTTTGTGCTGTCACTGTTTGCAGTTATGTTACTAGGAAATGTACCACCACTCTCTATGATAAATGGGGCTTTTTTAAAATATTTTGGAATTCCTGTAGCTATTACTTGGTTTATGTGTCAGAAGACCTT harbors:
- a CDS encoding antirestriction protein ArdA — protein: MEMRVYIANLGKYNEGELVGEWFTPPIDIEDMKEKIGLNGEYEEYAIHDFELPFDIDEYTPIEEVNRLCALAEELEGTPIELEMREIQNNFFSSFEEMAEHVDDIIYYPDCDDMEDVARYLIEETGTLGEIPASLQNYIDYEAYGRDLEIEGNFLVTAHGIFEYIG
- a CDS encoding FtsK/SpoIIIE domain-containing protein; its protein translation is MKFYKNRGKRIKTSDKSLVFNFAAASLTVIFSIAFLLINAKQILHINWRSVSVLKNGTFQFQITAYFVFSVIFATGVSSFSAWLYYRFQYDRIKQLMHRQKLARMILENKWYEAEQVQSNSFFKDLHSGKTKEKITHFPKMYYKLKNGLIHIQVEITMGKYQDQLLHLEKKLESGLYCEITDKELKDSYVEYTLLYDTIANRISIEDVQAEYGKLRLMKNIWWEYDKLPHMLIAGGTGGGKSYFILTLIEALLRTNSILYVLDPKNSDLADLEVVMPNVYYKRDDMIVCIDNFYDEMMKRNEDMKQMKGYKTGENYAYLGLAANFLVFDEYVAFMEMLGSKESAVVLNKLKQIVMLGRQSGYFLILACQRPDAKYLGDGMRDQFNFRVALGRMSEMGYNMMFGEVEKNFFLKQIKGRGYVDTGTSVISEFYTPLVPKGHDFLDEISKLIVKTEKES
- a CDS encoding YdcP family protein; its protein translation is MRLANGIVIDKEATFGNLKFSALRREVYVQNEDGTPSSEIKERTYDLKSGGQGRMIQVSIPATVSLKEFDYNAEVEIIDPLADTVANATFQGANVDWYLKAQDIVLKKQSSFTNQSQKSQEKQKSQE
- a CDS encoding YdcP family protein, giving the protein MELKYVIPNMEKTFGNLEYAGEGNIEQRRVNGHNTILSRSYNLYSDIQRADDIVVILPVEAGEKHFEVEKKVKLINPRITAEGYRIGERGFTNYILHADDMI
- a CDS encoding glycoside hydrolase family 1 protein; protein product: MFHKNLKGFPKDFLWGASTSAYQVEGANLIDGKGPSCQDVKKVPEGTSELDVCADQYHRYKEDVALMAEMGFKVYRFSISWSRLIPEGTGAVNQKGIEYYNNLIDGCLKYNIIPLVTMFHFDMPAALDKRGGWSKRESIDWFVGFVKVMYENFGDRVKYWLTINEQNVLTLMGDVIGTTMIPEGCNNIRRELYQQNHHMLVAQAKAMALCHEMIPNAKIGPAPNISVVYPASCKPEDNLAAQNLNAIRNWLYLDMAVYGKYNNLVWSFLEENDAVPEILEGDMEILASGKPDFIGFNYYSTATVEAFNIEGGVGSTKDQQRAMDEPGVCKGFKNPNLQTTQFGWEIDPEGFRATAREIYSRYRLPLIVTENGLGAYDKLEEDGSIHDPYRIEYLRKHIEQLRLVITDGVEMMGYCPWSAIDLISTHEGMVKRYGFIYVDRDEFDLKTLDRYRKDSFYWYKKVISTNGKDLSN
- the mobT gene encoding MobT family relaxase — translated: MEESTWIKELKEKRADYGISQNKLAIAVGITRQYLSDIETGKAFPSVEIQTSIMEALERFNPDAPLEMLFDYVRIRFPTLDVKHVVEDILRLKLSYMLHEDYGFYSYSEHYCIGDIFVLVSGEEEKGVLLELKGRGCRQFENYLLAQKRSWYEFFMDALAEGGVMKRLDLAINDRTGILNIPSLTEKCRKEECISVFRSFKNYRSGELVRKDEKECMGNTLYIGSLKSEVYLCIYEKDYEQYKKNDIPIEDAEVKNRFEIRLKNERAYYAIRDLMFYDNPERTAFKIINRYIRFVDKEDGKSRSEWKLNDEWAWFIGENRESMKLTTKPEPYSFRRTLNWISRQVAPTLKMAMKLDEINDTQIINEIITNAKLTERHEKILKQQAAAVGEMITDPI
- a CDS encoding conjugal transfer protein encodes the protein MKKIRSYTSIWSVEKVLYSINDFKLPFPITFTQMTWFVLSLFAVMLLGNVPPLSMINGAFLKYFGIPVAITWFMCQKTFDGKKPYGFLKSAITYIIRHKVTYAGKPVKLHKQKINEEITIVRSEIYGISD